Genomic window (Mesotoga sp. Brook.08.105.5.1):
TACTGGCGCTTGAGTCTGCTTTGAGAGAGCAGCTGGATCTTAGAACGATTGTGTTTGACGAGGTTGACTCTGGTGTTGGGCAGAGGCTGGGAGCGGTAGTGGCGGACAAACTGCGAGAGATCTCGCAGGAGATACAGACTATAGTTATAACCCATCTTCCCCAAATCGCTCAGAATGCAGACAAGCACTTTGTCGTCAGAAAAGAGCAGTTCGGTTCCAACACCATTTCGAGTATAGAAGAGCTTCATGGCTGCTCTAAAGAAAGAGAGATCGAGGAAATGAGCGGCCAGATTCCAGATTGAGAAATGAGGTGCGTCTAGTGAATAGAGAAGAGCTAATAAACAGGATAGTTGAAGAAAAGGGAACGGAGGCGATTCCTGCTCTTCTTGACCTTCTGGTCAATGAAGACAGCGAAACTGCGCACATTTGCTTTGATGCGCTCTTGCAGATGGGAGAGGCAGTTGTTCCGCTTCTCATAGAGAAGATGCGAATAACGAATATCGACCCCGTCTCCAGGCTGTACCTTGCGGACCTCGCAGGTGAAATAGGCAACAGGAGAACCGTTACAAACCTTTATGAGATGCTGAAAGATTTCAGTGACGAGAGGTCTCAAGTCGTTATCTACGAGGCTCTTGCGCGCCTGGGTGAAGGAGAGAAGGTAGTGGGTGTTCTCTCTTTGATGCTTAGTGAGAACAATGACTCCGAACTCCGGGACCAAGTCATAATGGCTCTAAGCAGCACTAATTCCTCAATGGCTGTCAAGGCGCTTGCTGAGTTGTATGGGAGAGAGACGACCGACAAGTCTACGAAGGCCTTCATTCTTGAAGCAATTCACTCAATTCTCTCAAGGAGGTATGAATTGAAGAACTATCTCCAAAGCCTTCACAATGGTAGGGAGATCACTGAAAGGCTTTATCAATGGCAAAAAGAGAACTGACAGACTGTTTTGATATCCTCTATTCTTTGGGGGCGGATGTAAGGCTTAATGAGCCTCTGAAGTGGCATACGACGATCAGGGTAGGAGGTCCTGCAAGAGTCTTTGTTCAGCCGTATTCTGTTGAGTCGCTTGCGGAAATCGTGAGCTTTCTGAAATCTGAGGCGATTGAATTCAGAATCATCGGAGGAGGTTCAAATATCATCTGTCCCGCCCGCTTTGAAGGAGTTGTAGTCTCGACCAAGAATCTGAACTTGATGAAGTCCGAAGGAGAGAGGGTCTTCGTTCAGGCCGGGACCAGTGTCAATACTCTAATCTGGCACTGTTTATCTGAGGGGTTGACTGGCCTTGAGTTTCTCACTGGACTGCCCGGTTCTGTTGGGGGGGCGATTCTCATGAACGCGGGTGCCTTCGGTGGTGAACTTGGAAATCGCGTTGCCAGAGTGACTTATCTAGATGAAAGCAACAGGGCAAGAGAAATCGACGGGAAGGCCGCTGGTTTTTCTTACAGAAGCAGTATTTTCAGATCCAGCAAGGAAATCATCCTCGGAGCCGAGTTCGCTCTTAGAAGAGGAGAGAAGCTTGAAATCAGTAGAAGGATGTCTGAGATCCTGGCGAAAAGGCTTGAGAAGCAGCCGCTTCAGTATCCCAGTGCAGGGAGCGTTTTTATGAGACCAAGGCCTGACTTCTATGTAGGTTCCTTCATCGAAAAGTTAGGTTTGAAGGGTTTTAGGGTCGGGGACGCTGAAGTATCGGAAAAGCACGCAGGGTTTATAGTTAATAAAGGAGACGCCAGCCAGGAAGACGTTTTGAGTTTAATTGAAGTGATCAAGCGAAAAGTAAGAGAGGCTGCTGGCGTCGATCTTGGAACAGAGATAGA
Coding sequences:
- a CDS encoding HEAT repeat domain-containing protein, encoding MNREELINRIVEEKGTEAIPALLDLLVNEDSETAHICFDALLQMGEAVVPLLIEKMRITNIDPVSRLYLADLAGEIGNRRTVTNLYEMLKDFSDERSQVVIYEALARLGEGEKVVGVLSLMLSENNDSELRDQVIMALSSTNSSMAVKALAELYGRETTDKSTKAFILEAIHSILSRRYELKNYLQSLHNGREITERLYQWQKEN
- the murB gene encoding UDP-N-acetylmuramate dehydrogenase translates to MAKRELTDCFDILYSLGADVRLNEPLKWHTTIRVGGPARVFVQPYSVESLAEIVSFLKSEAIEFRIIGGGSNIICPARFEGVVVSTKNLNLMKSEGERVFVQAGTSVNTLIWHCLSEGLTGLEFLTGLPGSVGGAILMNAGAFGGELGNRVARVTYLDESNRAREIDGKAAGFSYRSSIFRSSKEIILGAEFALRRGEKLEISRRMSEILAKRLEKQPLQYPSAGSVFMRPRPDFYVGSFIEKLGLKGFRVGDAEVSEKHAGFIVNKGDASQEDVLSLIEVIKRKVREAAGVDLGTEIEIWKEVG